The Anabrus simplex isolate iqAnaSimp1 chromosome 1, ASM4041472v1, whole genome shotgun sequence genome window below encodes:
- the LOC136857470 gene encoding uncharacterized protein: MKTSLSIYLPILVSWLIYQAATIVEGSSLEDVAAPVQLKRIVHSPGVRKAGCGVCGGGGGCRCGEDKIRINVRIPRGPCRSGDIPFGGLLGSASYGGGLLNWGTSGFGGGLSSFEGLGRGAWGTSLGGLGSGLLGGWGGSHGLGGIGWGGLGGLGFLGGLSGFGTGSGGLAGYGRGSWGTHGGLGGWSGTGGLGIYGGLGGFGKGLGVGSYGLGGVVGASGVGSYGSGGVVGAGEVGSYGLSGASVGSGLSGGSSAGLTVTGLGGNWGSSHGGRLGTYGGVSDLGTYGSYGVGGGVVGTTALGKGSSSHGAAGSTLAGTGSWGVGGTSGSVGYHH; this comes from the exons ATGAAGACTTCTCTCAGTATTTACCTGCCCATCCTAGTAAGCTGGCTCATCTACCAGGCCGCTACCATT GTCGAGGGAAGCTCTTTGGAGGACGTTGCAGCTCCGGTACAACTCAAGAGGATTGTACACTCTCCCGGCGTCAGGAAAGCTGGATGTGGTgtttgcggtggtggtggtggatgtCGGTGTGGTGAAGACAAGATCCGCATCAACGTGAGGATCCCTCGTGGTCCCTGCCGTTCTGGAGATATTCCTTTCGGAGGACTCTTGGGATCTGCAAGTTACGGCGGCGGTCTGCTCAACTGGGGCACTTCTGGTTTCGGCGGTGGACTGTCCAGTTTCGAAGGGCTTGGACGAGGTGCCTGGGGAACTAGCCTAGGAGGATTGGGAAGTGGTCTGTTGGGAGGATGGGGTGGATCACATGGCCTGGGTGGAATTGGGTGGGGAGGTCTTGGAGGTCTTGGGTTTCTTGGAGGTCTAAGTGGTTTCGGCACAGGAAGTGGTGGTCTAGCTGGTTATGGTAGAGGCAGCTGGGGAACTCATGGTGGCCTAGGAGGATGGTCTGGAACTGGTGGACTTGGTATTTATGGAGGTCTGGGAGGATTTGGTAAGGGTCTCGGAGTGGGATCCTACGGTTTGGGAGGAGTAGTTGGTGCTAGTGGAGTGGGATCCTACGGTTCGGGAGGAGTAGTCGGTGCTGGTGAAGTGGGATCCTACGGCCTATCTGGTGCGAGCGTTGGAAGTGGTCTTTCTGGAGGTAGCTCGGCGGGTTTGACTGTTACTGGGTTAGGAGGAAATTGGGGATCCAGTCACGGAGGTCGCTTGGGAACATACGGAGGTGTAAGTGATCTTGGCACTTATGGGTCGTACGGAGTTGGGGGAGGAGTAGTAGGCACCACTGCTCTTGGTAAAGGTTCGTCCAGCCACGGAGCAGCTGGTAGCACCCTCGCTGGTACTGGATCATGGGGTGTAGGAGGAACATCCGGTTCCGTAGGTTACCACCACTAA